A window of the Hordeum vulgare subsp. vulgare chromosome 5H, MorexV3_pseudomolecules_assembly, whole genome shotgun sequence genome harbors these coding sequences:
- the LOC123397566 gene encoding uncharacterized protein LOC123397566, producing MWNYVVDLLGIVVVDPREHTCQGGASNLLIKMECFELEFIMLFLINLLSTTNHLSQALERKNQNVVEAMRLIMDVKESLQDMRDNGWESLVNQTKNFCEAHDIDVPNMDDLVGAMGQSVRSKNKVTQLHYYKVSIFNVAIDATVTEMDHRFNEVSTELLDCMSCLNPTKNFSKFNVEKLIWLAEIYAEDFTEADRLLLRGDLPRFLKNIRRSEDFNGCRDVSTLARLMVQTTKHTSFQLVYRLLELALILRVANTFVEQIFSAMKTIKRDLHTKLSNEWLNDLMVCYCEKEIFRSIHDDQIMIEFPKMRDRKGHLRDEFNVIS from the coding sequence ATGTGGAATTACGTGGTGGATTTGCTAGGTATTGTAGTGGTTGATCCTCGGGAACACACATGTCAAGGTGGAGCTTCAAATTTGCTTATTAAGATGGAATGCTTTGAACTTGAGTTCATCATGTTGTTCTTAATAAACTTGTTGAGCACCACAAATCATCTATCACAAGCTTTGGaaaggaagaatcaaaatgttgtTGAAGCCATGCGTTTGATCATGGATGTGAAAGAAAGCTTGCAAGACATGAGGGACAATGGGTGGGAGTCTTTAGTCAACCAAACCAAGAACTTTTGTGAGGCACATGACATTGATGTGCCAAATATGGATGATCTTGTTGGAGCTATGGGTCAATCTGTTCGATCTAAGAATAAGGTGACTCAACTTCACTATTACAAGGTTAGCATATTCAATGTTGCCATTGATGCAACTGTCACAGAGATGGATCATCGATTCAATGAAGTTTCCACCGAGTTATTGGATTGTATGTCTTGTCTTAATCCAACAAAAAACTTCTCAAAGTTTAATGTTGAAAAACTTATTTGGCTTGCTGAAATTTATGCTGAAGACTTTACAGAAGCTGACCGGTTGTTGCTAAGAGGTGACCTCCCAAGATTCCTTAAGAACATTAGGAGAAGTGAGGACTTTAATGGATGCCGAGATGTGTCCACACTTGCTCGATTGATGGTTCAAACAACAAAACACACGTCTTTCCAGTTGGTATATCGCCTCCTTGAGTTGGCACTGATTCTTCGTGTGGCAAATACATTTGTTGAGCAAATATTTTCGGCAATGAAGACCATCAAGAGAGATTTGCACACTAAGCTATCAAATGAATGGCTAAATGATTTAATGGTATGCTATTGCGAAAAAGAGATATTCAGAAGCATTCATGATGATCAAATCATGATAGAATTCCCGAAAATGAGGGATCGTAAAGGACATTTGCGTGATGAGTTTAATGTGATTTCTTAA
- the LOC123397567 gene encoding uncharacterized protein LOC123397567, translated as MKRKTVNMHDFYASSSVIPPPAGVEPGIAPANVTANPLPLIAASTIPPPEAEPPNEESNGTTSDESTNQPRQPILEIHPSQLIHDPGHTIPLEDYERAKHGKIRLTASLDCMRYLIAQGEAFRGHDESSTSINMGNFRELLDWYKDKKEDVKETFYKGAGDAQMVCSDIQKDLAACCAIEVTKVIKNEIGEKKFSILIDEVRDCSIKEQMAVIVRFLDEHGELQEIFLAVKHLTDCTSAGKKLWLMCWTIMVCKFLGYLDRVMMGLQI; from the exons ATGAAGAGGAAGACTGTGAATATGCATGATTTTTATGCAAGCAGTTCAGTTATTCCTCCCCCTGCTGGTGTCGAACCTGGAATTGCCCCTGCTAATGTGACTGCAAATCCCCTTCCCTTAATTGCTGCGAGCACAATCCCTCCTCCTGAAGCTGAACCCCCAAATGAGGAGAGCAATGGTACCACATCTGATGAGAGTACGAACCAACCAAGGCAGCCTATACTAGAAATTCATCCAAGTCAACTTATTCACGATCCAGGACATACAATACCATTAGAAGATTATGAAAGGGCAAAGCATGGTAAAATTCGACTAACTGCATCATTGGATTGTATGAGGTATCTCATAGCACAAGGGGAAGCTTTCCGTGGGCATGACGAATCCTCCACTTCCATCAACATGGGCAATTTCAGGGAGTTATTGGACTGGTATAAGGACAAGAAGGAAGATGTGAAGGAGACATTTTATAAGGGGGCAGGAGATGCACAAATGGTTTGTTCGGACATCCAAAAGGATCTTGCTGCATGTTGTGCAATAGAGGTAACCAAAGTTATTAAGAATGAAATTGGAGAGAAGAAGTTCTCGATACTTATTGATGAGGTTAGAGATTGCTCAATAAAAGAGCAAATGGCAGTGATTGTGAG ATTTCTTGATGAGCACGGGGAGCTCCAGGAAATATTTCTTGCAGTTAAGCACCTCACTGATTGTACATCTGCTGGAAAGAAGCTTTGGTTGATGTGTTGGACTATCATGGTTTGCAAATTTCTAGGCTACCTGGACAGGGTTATGATGGGGCTTCAAATATGA